The genomic stretch tgtcacacttattcaaacctcccctttctaagtgtttttctattctTCAGTAGGAAGTCTCTTGCTTTTGTGCTTGAGCATTTTTAAATCTCTTGCTTATGTGCTTGAGCgttgaagtctcttgcttgtgtgcttgaacaATCAAAAGTATATTGCTCGTGTGCTTAAGCAATTGAAATCCCTTAATTGTGTCTTTAGGCATTGGAATTTGTAATCCCTTTCTTGTGTGCTTAAGCAATTGAAATCCCTTAATTGTGTCTTTAGGCATTGGAATTTGAAATCCCTTTCTTGTGTGCTTAAGCAATTTGTAACCAGATTTGGTTATAGTAGAAATCTCTTAGAAGTGCAACGGGACTGTACTACTCTTGATTTCTAGGAGGAACCAAGATAATTGCTTGTGTATTTTCTTGCTCTCTTCTTTATTTCTCTTCAACATTATTCCGCTACTATCACCATCAGACTCGGACTCAGATCTGTCCTTGTGACCAAAATCTGATAAGAGATTTaaacataaaaatgaaaaaaagttaaCACAATCCAACCccattcttgtgtttttctcaccaTTAGTTGGTATCACAACACGACTTGTGCTTAACACTTAACAGTGGTACAaaaaagatcctgagagaaaAGTAACATGGTAAATCCTTAAGTTATTATCAATATTGATCCAAGTACATCTGAGAAGAACAATTATATTTTCAAACCTCCAACATTTAGTGGAAATTCTACTGAGTTTGAGTGgtggaaaagaaaaatatatactcACATTATAGGTCTTGTGATGTGTCATGGGATATTCTTGAGATGGAATTGATTTTGCATTTGATGGAGTAGGTATGGTGGCTGATAGAAAGAGCCTTACACAtgctcaaaaaaatatttataggaagtgtaacaccccaaaactAGAGTTGTAAAGTTTCTCAAACAAAATAATGAGGCGTGacattttcaactttaaaacaaatTACAACCTCGCAAataacagatacataacacttttaAAATTCAACTAAACAAATAACACCGTAATTTAGTCTTTAGAAATAATTCAACTTTTATAAATTGCATCGGAGTCATAAACATAACTTCAAGAATTTGTAGCATTTTTACTCAGCAAATAAACAACTTAAAAACCACAATCTTTCAACAAGCAACTTAAAAATTCAGTAAAGGAATTTAAATCAAACAAGGCGATTATCCCCTCGAGTGCTACATATCAAAGCGACACCACTGACTCTAACTCATAATGCTAAACGACCTTCAGTCCTTCTTACCTGCGTGTTACCAATAAAGGGCAACAATacaacagaaaaggggtgagatattGAACTGTATAAGTGaacgcatgataaataatatattagacaGGATCATATAAAATTATCACAATCTCACAACAACATGAAACAACAAATACAAAACACACACCGACTCAAAAATACACAATAATTCAACACATAGTAAGGCATGTgactcaaatgatgcatatgcatgtggtaccaatggagtaaaactcccaacttaaaactCGCCAATATCCGAGGCGTctacaaggcataagccttcaacttcaaCGTGGtgtcaatccaggccaacttaaGACATTATGCTATGTATGCATCAACATGGAAACATCCATAAAATTACAACATCAACTTAACAATATGCATCAACTATAACAACTTGAAATCAACACTGGTCATTCAGACCTACAACTCAAATGTATCTGTCATTCGGAACAAAAAATCTTATTCAGCTGTACCTGCAAATCAACATATTCGACCAAATTTCCACAAAACAAATCAACCAACATTATCTACTAATATACCCGACTTACCCCgacaatttttattaattttcggACAACTAAGTTTCCACTTAAATCGGCTAAATTGGTactgtttttttattttctactaGCTACTTTTCTGTTCCTGTTAAAATAATTCGACTCTGCTACAACTACAGAATTAGCCTTCAAATACTGTTTCTGATATAAAATAATACTGCTATTATAAtgctactatatatatatatatatatatatatattaaaactaagCATTAAATATCATGTAAGGTATGTATTATACATTAGGTAACACTAAACACAAACAACACGTACAGGATGCAACCCGGTCCCACCACCAAAACTAACACCCCTCTTTGACTAACGTGACAAACGTCACACTTGGAGGTGCCGACCGACACTCTCCTCTTTCCCAGCTTGCCGACCGGCAGTGCTTCCCTGTTCCACTTCTCCTGCGTTTTTCTCTACTGTTTTCAATACGGATTTCCAGAAAAATAATTCCAATTGACAAATATAGTATTTTCCAGTAATTTACCAATAAAACCATATCAGTACAGGACCATTATGAATACAGATGGAACACTACCAGGCACCATTTTTTCAGATCAAAAACATGATTAGAGATAATTCTACAAAACCCCATCCCACATATTATACATCGTATGTCCCATTATAAAgcaagaatcccacccttacctagATTGAGGGCAGCTCTAAAAGTCTCCGATTGGGTGTTTTTTGAACTTGGCACTATCGCAACAAATTATCTTACTGTTGTTCTTCTCCTCTTCTCTACGTACAGTGCACCAAACCCTATTCTTTCTGTACTGCTACGTGACTTAAAGCTTTGGTTTTGTTTCCTGACCAACAAATATACCTCATATaacctaataaaataataataggtCTACTAATAACTAAACGGGCCTGCTAATGCTATCCCTAATATTGCTATTCTCACCTATAACTTAAACCCACCAACTCAATCAATATTCTTAATAAACTAATATTATTTCCGGTAATATTTTCTTCCGGCTAAAAATCGGACTATTTACTCGAGTAAACAATTTAATTGCTCACACACATATATCTGACTTATTAATCCAATTCCTCATCTTAGAATATCACTAATAAGTCCAACTTCGATCAAATTCCTATATTAAATCCCTGaataattcatttaaataattaaatgaatttccaggtgttacaactctcccccactaggaTATTTTATTCCTTGAAAATCCATCCGACATCGCCATACTTAACCTTGCTTCCACACTTTACTTCTCTGATTCCAAATTCTCGTTTTGACTACTCTTTGGCCACTACTCCCTGAACAACTCAGCCATACTAATGCCAATCATTCTATACTAATAACAACAGCCCAAACAACAAACAACACAAGCATCAAACGTAATTATTAAAGGAGTACTACTAATGAAACATTACCTCCAATGTGCCCGTCCTGCCAATCAGTCTGACTTCCCATCAACGCGAACACTTTTCCATCAGATTGAGTCTTCTTTGGCTTCTGAAACTGACTACCAATGTGTGCCTCTTCACCATAATTAAAGCAAACCATATCCTTGCGCTTGCATTCAGATATTTCATGTCCGGTCTTGCCACAACGGAAACACCTCTTCACTTCAGCATCACACGCAAAACTCTTGTGAGCAGCTTTTCCACATTTAAAACAAGTCACACCAGCAGGAGCACCTCCCCCACTAGTCTTCTTTCCCTCAGCTACTTTCAGTTTACCCTCGTTAGTATCATAAGGTTTTGCACGattttgctgattcttcttccgCTTCTCACTAACGACTTTGTAATGAGCAGTATTATCAATTTCATATATCTTGAAACTATCAACCAACTCCGAGAAAACACGAATCTTCCGATACCCAACCGCCTTCTTGATTTTTGAGCGCAAACCAttttcaaacttgatgcacttagaAAACTCAGCATTTTCCCCATTGTAGTTAGGATAGAACTTAGCCAATTCAACAAACTTTGCAGCATAATCAGTGACGGTCATAGTTCCCTACTTCAACTCAAGGAACTCAGTTTCTTTCTTACCCCGAACATCTTCGGGATAATACTTTCTTAGGAACTCTCTACGGAACACATCCTAAGTGATCTCTTCACCTGCAGCTTCCAACCTCGAACGCGTCTCtagccaccagtc from Vicia villosa cultivar HV-30 ecotype Madison, WI linkage group LG4, Vvil1.0, whole genome shotgun sequence encodes the following:
- the LOC131597940 gene encoding uncharacterized protein LOC131597940; translated protein: MTVTDYAAKFVELAKFYPNYNGENAEFSKCIKFENGLRSKIKKAVGYRKIRVFSELVDSFKIYEIDNTAHYKVVSEKRKKNQQNRAKPYDTNEGKLKVAEGKKTSGGGAPAGVTCFKCGKAAHKSFACDAEVKRCFRCGKTGHEISECKRKDMVCFNYGEEAHIGSQFQKPKKTQSDGKVFALMGSQTDWQDGHIGGNVSLVVLL